In one Rhopalosiphum padi isolate XX-2018 chromosome 3, ASM2088224v1, whole genome shotgun sequence genomic region, the following are encoded:
- the LOC132925090 gene encoding uncharacterized protein LOC132925090, which translates to MDGDWVRVSKAVKEIAMEHVGKIKCTKKRWYNEECRQAVERRRIVREKFIRVDSIDSIDTRELYTLERKNCKRIMQREKRKYLNEILKEAEKNHSRGKTRHIFRTIKQYKSFNSSLKIIRNCNNELIMDPKERAARWKEYFIELLNADIADNTTRRETHYGADPMISEVTEEETSRIGNRQDLMEYQVSSLNTVEKKCIISCLEYVGRYGKTNTCQQLGMKLGISLLNSAYKVFARILLNRITPYVKENLGRYQCGFRMGGSTIEQLSVISQLIEKKYEYRQNIWQIFVDFKKTYDSVHRESLYNIMKEFGIPKKIVALTKMCMEDTVYRVRAEQTMSEAFEVSTGLK; encoded by the exons atGGATGGAGATTGGGTCAGAGTTAGCAAAGCAGTTAAAGAAATTGCAATGGAACATgtaggaaaaataaaatgtactaagAAAAGATGGTATAACGAAGAATGCCGACAAGCAGTAGAAAGACGACGTATAGTCCGAGAAAAATTCATCAGAGTAGACAGTATAGACAGTATAGACACAAGAGAGCTTTATACCTTAGAGAGGAAAAACTGCAAACGAATCATGCAGAGAGAGAAGAGGAAGTATctcaatgaaatattaaaagaagCGGAGAAAAATCACTCGCGGGGTAAGACTAGACATATTTTTAGGACGATAAAACAGTACAAGTCTTTCAACTCAAGCCTGAAAATCATCAGAAATTGTAATAATGAGCTAATCATGGATCCTAAAGAAAGAGCGGCAAGATggaaagaatattttattgaactattAAATGCAGACATCGCAGACAATACTACGAGAAGGGAAACACATTATGGAGCTGATCCAATGATAAGTGAAGTGACCGAAGAAGAAACCTCAAGAATTGGAAATCGCCAGGATCTGATGGAATACCAGGTGAGCTCATTAAATACGGTGGAAAAGAAATGCATTATTTCATGTTTAGAATATGTCGGAAGATATGGAAAGACGAACACTTGCCAACAACTTGGAATGAAGCT AGGAATATCTCTTCTTAACTCAGCCTACAAAGTATTTGCGAGGATCCTTCTAAACCGGATAACACCCTACGTGAAAGAAAACCTAGGAAGATATCAGTGTGGATTCCGAATGGGAGGATCAACGATCGAACAGCTGTCAGTTATTAGCCAGCTAATAGAAAAAAAGTACGAGTACCGCCAAAACATCTGGcaaatatttgttgattttaaaaaGACCTATGACAGTGTACATAGAGAAagcctgtataatataatgaaggaGTTCGGAATCCCAAAGAAAATCGTAGCTTTGACGAAAATGTGCATGGAAGACACGGTGTACAGAGTAAGAGCTGAACAAACAATGTCTGAAGCTTTCGAAGTTAGTACAGGATTAAAATAA
- the LOC132926667 gene encoding uncharacterized protein LOC132926667 isoform X1, with the protein MATYSVVHFFGDNSVAAVPRFWYSDKKSTCAWPKKPHNTKKLIEQCSIPNKIEYEYLEARVMSSGIESLAAAKQKAKKAMYISDLDEDEIKPKTKKLKTSIDCPVFSENYIAPENLSENSLHLPGSNIKKCETVVSQPFAASKQPLIDKSPVSISGWSPSPLKAAAKDHIKNASTDKISLKTIDSCTKKVISTTVSRKLEFGDYKDKPCKYYNKKINFDMLSDEESFGTPIMKNKVSPFINKVTHNNEQTLKSNTNDRKKSCTPLQTIDSGSRICSNSAVDNGTQKILKSILKNMVYIQTDIKHLSMQQKEILSKLDSTSMLKNSIKCSSNNEFLDNFNWPINELEYLEVIEEKIKDQDMRDYLVNDLSHLGGNSIKAIIKRIVYKLFTDVLLSNFSFTGKKGKQKFCKLNLCSVIFDAVKNQTKVKNVDQNEMEERLKYHLAQAPFNVKRLNDKISESV; encoded by the exons ATGGCCACATATTCTGTTGTTCATTTTTTTGGAGATAATAGTGTAGCAGCCGTTCCAAGATTTTGGTATTCAGATAAAAAAAGTACTTGCGCATGGCCAAAAAAACCTCACAATACCAAAAAATTGATCGAGCAATGTAGCATACCCAACAAAATTGAATATGAGTATTTAGAAGCAAGAGTAATGAGCTCAGGAATAg AATCTTTAGCAGCTGCAAAACAAAAAGCTAAAAAAGCCATGTACATTTCCGATCTTGATGAAGATGAAATTAAACCTAAgactaaaaaacttaaaacatcaATTGATTGCCCCGTTTTTTcag aaaattatattgctCCTGAAAATCTGTCCGAAAATTCTCTACATTTACCTGGAAGTAATATAAAGAAATGTGAAACTGTAGTCAGTCAACCTTTTGCTGCTTCAAAGCAGCCTTTAATTGATAAGTCACCTGTTTCAATTAGTGGTTGGTCACCATCACCTCTAAAAGCTGCTGCTAAag ACCACATAAAAAATGCATCTAcggataaaatatcattaaaaacaatcgATTCATGTACTAAAAAAGTTATCTCCACTACAG TTTCAAGAAAACTTGAATTTGGTGATTATAAAGACAAaccatgtaaatatt acaacaaaaaaataaattttgacatGCTGTCAGATGAAGAATCTTTTGGAACaccaattatgaaaaataaagtttCTCCAT tTATAAACAAAGTTACACATAATAATGAACAAACATTAAAGTCCAATACCAATGAccgaaaaaaaa GTTGTACACCATTACAAACAATTGATAGCGGTTCTCGAATCTGTAGTAATTCGGCAGTTGATAATG gtactcaaaaaatattgaagtctatattaaaaaatatggtatacATTCAAACTGACATTAAACATCTAAGTATGCAACAAAAAGAAATTCTATCTAAACTAGATAGTACATCAATGTTAAAAAACAGTATTAAGTGTTCATCTAACAATGAATTCTTAGACAACTTCAACTGGCCAATAAATGAACTTGAATATCTTGAAGTTatcgaagaaaaaataaaagatcaAGATATGCGTGACTATTTG gtAAATGACTTGTCACATTTGGGAGGAAATTCTATAAAAGCTATTATAAAgagaatagtttataaattatttactgatgTCTTACTATCCAATTTTTCATTTACTGGCAAAAAGGGGAAACAGAAGTTTTGTAAACTAAATTTATGTTCTGTTATTTTTG ATGCTGTTAAAAATCAAACCAAGGTGAAGAATGTCGACCAAAATGAAATGGAGGAACGATTGAAATACCATTTAGCACAAGCTCCGTTTAATGTAAAaagattaaatgataaaattagtgaaagtgtataa
- the LOC132926667 gene encoding uncharacterized protein LOC132926667 isoform X2, protein MATYSVVHFFGDNSVAAVPRFWYSDKKSTCAWPKKPHNTKKLIEQCSIPNKIEYEYLEARVMSSGIESLAAAKQKAKKAMYISDLDEDEIKPKTKKLKTSIDCPVFSENYIAPENLSENSLHLPGSNIKKCETVVSQPFAASKQPLIDKSPVSISGWSPSPLKAAAKDHIKNASTDKISLKTIDSCTKKVISTTVSRKLEFGDYKDKPYNKKINFDMLSDEESFGTPIMKNKVSPFINKVTHNNEQTLKSNTNDRKKSCTPLQTIDSGSRICSNSAVDNGTQKILKSILKNMVYIQTDIKHLSMQQKEILSKLDSTSMLKNSIKCSSNNEFLDNFNWPINELEYLEVIEEKIKDQDMRDYLVNDLSHLGGNSIKAIIKRIVYKLFTDVLLSNFSFTGKKGKQKFCKLNLCSVIFDAVKNQTKVKNVDQNEMEERLKYHLAQAPFNVKRLNDKISESV, encoded by the exons ATGGCCACATATTCTGTTGTTCATTTTTTTGGAGATAATAGTGTAGCAGCCGTTCCAAGATTTTGGTATTCAGATAAAAAAAGTACTTGCGCATGGCCAAAAAAACCTCACAATACCAAAAAATTGATCGAGCAATGTAGCATACCCAACAAAATTGAATATGAGTATTTAGAAGCAAGAGTAATGAGCTCAGGAATAg AATCTTTAGCAGCTGCAAAACAAAAAGCTAAAAAAGCCATGTACATTTCCGATCTTGATGAAGATGAAATTAAACCTAAgactaaaaaacttaaaacatcaATTGATTGCCCCGTTTTTTcag aaaattatattgctCCTGAAAATCTGTCCGAAAATTCTCTACATTTACCTGGAAGTAATATAAAGAAATGTGAAACTGTAGTCAGTCAACCTTTTGCTGCTTCAAAGCAGCCTTTAATTGATAAGTCACCTGTTTCAATTAGTGGTTGGTCACCATCACCTCTAAAAGCTGCTGCTAAag ACCACATAAAAAATGCATCTAcggataaaatatcattaaaaacaatcgATTCATGTACTAAAAAAGTTATCTCCACTACAG TTTCAAGAAAACTTGAATTTGGTGATTATAAAGACAAaccat acaacaaaaaaataaattttgacatGCTGTCAGATGAAGAATCTTTTGGAACaccaattatgaaaaataaagtttCTCCAT tTATAAACAAAGTTACACATAATAATGAACAAACATTAAAGTCCAATACCAATGAccgaaaaaaaa GTTGTACACCATTACAAACAATTGATAGCGGTTCTCGAATCTGTAGTAATTCGGCAGTTGATAATG gtactcaaaaaatattgaagtctatattaaaaaatatggtatacATTCAAACTGACATTAAACATCTAAGTATGCAACAAAAAGAAATTCTATCTAAACTAGATAGTACATCAATGTTAAAAAACAGTATTAAGTGTTCATCTAACAATGAATTCTTAGACAACTTCAACTGGCCAATAAATGAACTTGAATATCTTGAAGTTatcgaagaaaaaataaaagatcaAGATATGCGTGACTATTTG gtAAATGACTTGTCACATTTGGGAGGAAATTCTATAAAAGCTATTATAAAgagaatagtttataaattatttactgatgTCTTACTATCCAATTTTTCATTTACTGGCAAAAAGGGGAAACAGAAGTTTTGTAAACTAAATTTATGTTCTGTTATTTTTG ATGCTGTTAAAAATCAAACCAAGGTGAAGAATGTCGACCAAAATGAAATGGAGGAACGATTGAAATACCATTTAGCACAAGCTCCGTTTAATGTAAAaagattaaatgataaaattagtgaaagtgtataa